A part of Dysgonomonadaceae bacterium zrk40 genomic DNA contains:
- a CDS encoding prolipoprotein diacylglyceryl transferase, giving the protein MLTAAIPFPNIGPDLFSIEIGGFTLALRWYALAYIVGILIGWRICVAAVARPALWPAAGPPLDRRQIEDLLTWIIIGVIAGGRLGFVLFYQPEYYLANPLEILMIWQGGMSFHGGFLGVAVAGLAYCIRQNASMLSTTDLLAIATPPGLFLGRIANFINNELWGRPTDVPWAVIFPGEVAQTCPGITSICARHPSQLYEGLLEGLLLGFILLYLAWRRGWLRMPGALTGVFLTGYGLARSFVELFRQPDMQFVTSDNPIGHALHFGDWGLTMGQVLSAPMILVGLALILRAVNGSGGATGQRSKKTA; this is encoded by the coding sequence ATGTTGACCGCCGCAATTCCATTTCCCAACATCGGCCCCGATCTTTTCTCTATCGAGATCGGCGGGTTCACGTTGGCGCTGCGCTGGTATGCGCTCGCTTACATCGTCGGTATCCTGATCGGCTGGCGCATCTGCGTCGCTGCCGTTGCGCGCCCTGCGCTGTGGCCCGCTGCCGGGCCGCCACTTGATCGCCGTCAGATCGAAGACCTGCTGACCTGGATCATTATCGGCGTGATCGCTGGTGGCCGACTGGGTTTCGTGCTGTTCTACCAGCCCGAATATTACCTGGCCAATCCGCTGGAAATACTCATGATCTGGCAGGGCGGCATGTCCTTCCACGGCGGGTTCCTCGGCGTCGCCGTTGCTGGCCTGGCATATTGTATTCGTCAGAACGCATCCATGCTGAGCACGACCGATCTTCTGGCCATCGCTACACCACCGGGGCTGTTTCTGGGGCGGATTGCGAATTTCATCAACAACGAACTCTGGGGGCGGCCCACGGACGTGCCTTGGGCCGTGATCTTTCCGGGCGAGGTCGCCCAGACCTGTCCGGGCATCACCTCGATATGTGCCCGCCACCCCTCGCAGCTTTATGAAGGTCTGCTCGAAGGGCTGCTGCTCGGGTTCATCCTTCTTTACCTCGCCTGGCGCCGGGGCTGGCTCAGGATGCCCGGCGCGCTGACAGGTGTTTTCCTGACCGGCTACGGTCTTGCCAGAAGCTTTGTCGAGTTGTTCCGGCAGCCCGACATGCAGTTCGTGACCTCCGACAATCCGATCGGCCATGCCCTGCACTTCGGCGATTGGGGGCTGACGATGGGACAGGTTCTTTCTGCGCCAATGATCCTGGTCGGGCTGGCGCTGATCCTTCGAGCGGTGAACGGATCCGGGGGCGCAACCGGGCAACGATCGAAAAAAACTGCCTGA
- a CDS encoding isoprenylcysteine carboxylmethyltransferase family protein, translating into MRQYVGQMGAWNLTVLAIIIASWVIYRYFAPSNWREWASAGIVQAFIISLYAEMYGFPLTVYLAVRFFGMDRGDLTTNLWSSLLGFDEAMVLAMLLGYALALVGICLIVGGWRELYRNRKKGTLATGRLYKFVRHPQYLGLFIVLFGEGVVHWPTLLSVSLLPFIMFFYIALAKREEETLERLFGKQYALYKQDVPAFVPRWDQLRDAVMIWILFRD; encoded by the coding sequence ATGAGACAATACGTCGGGCAAATGGGGGCATGGAATCTCACCGTTCTTGCCATCATAATTGCCTCTTGGGTCATATATAGATATTTTGCACCAAGTAACTGGCGGGAGTGGGCCAGTGCCGGCATCGTGCAAGCGTTTATCATTTCACTTTACGCCGAAATGTACGGCTTCCCTCTTACAGTATACCTTGCTGTTCGATTTTTCGGAATGGACAGGGGCGATCTCACGACCAACTTGTGGTCAAGCCTTCTGGGCTTCGACGAGGCCATGGTTCTTGCAATGCTATTAGGCTATGCGCTCGCGCTGGTCGGCATTTGCCTCATAGTGGGAGGTTGGCGCGAACTCTACAGGAATCGAAAGAAAGGTACCCTTGCGACGGGTCGCCTTTATAAATTTGTCCGGCACCCTCAATATTTGGGTCTGTTTATCGTCCTATTTGGAGAGGGAGTGGTGCATTGGCCAACACTACTATCTGTTTCTTTGCTCCCGTTCATCATGTTCTTTTACATAGCATTGGCGAAAAGGGAGGAGGAGACTCTGGAACGATTGTTCGGCAAACAATATGCGCTGTATAAGCAGGATGTTCCTGCGTTTGTTCCGCGTTGGGATCAGCTTCGAGACGCTGTGATGATATGGATTTTGTTCCGAGACTAA
- a CDS encoding copper-translocating P-type ATPase, which translates to MNDQVSHASHETESNIYACPMHPEVRQNGPGDCPKCGMHLVPEAELDSHAGHDHHGHDHNAGAAPADGRYDTVPEGYDGAVYTCPMHPQVRQVEHGSCPICGMGLELESGVPMDDGPNPELVDFTRRFWVGTVLTIPLLILTMGPYLGFPEVREILGERATLWIELVLGTPVVLWCGWPFLVRGWNSFRTMNLNMFSLIGMGVIAAWLFSVVAVLAPGIFPDGFRDAEGHVGVYFEAAAVIVTLVLLGQVMELRAREGTGKAIRALLDMAAKTARVIRDDGSEEEIPLEDVQVGDRLRVRPGDKVPVDGVVLEGRSSVDESMISGEPVPVEKTEGDPLTGATINGTGSLVMEATRVGSDTMLAQIVEMVSNAQRSRAPIQKYADKVAGYFVPAVIGIALLSFIAWAIWGPAPALSYALISAVAVLIIACPCALGLATPMSIMTATGRGAQAGVLIKNAEALERFEKVDTLIVDKTGTLTMGKPQLVAVLPQPGHDEAEVLRLAASLERGSEHPLAEAIVRGAEERDVKMANADDFEAVTGKGVKGVVDGKAVALGNLAMIRDLGLEAGDLTAKANARRDEGETVMFVVLDGKIAGLVGVADPVKETTPAAIKDLHELGFRVIMATGDNERTAKAIGARLGIDEIRADVLPEDKARIIKELQQQGRKVAMAGDGVNDAPALAQADVGIAMGTGADVAIESAGITLVKGNLDGIVRARRLARATMRNIRQNLFFALIYNASGVPVAAGVLFPFFGILISPMFAAFAMSASSISVVLNSLRLRGAKI; encoded by the coding sequence ATGAACGACCAAGTAAGCCATGCTTCACATGAAACCGAATCCAACATTTACGCCTGCCCGATGCACCCTGAGGTACGGCAGAACGGTCCGGGCGATTGCCCGAAATGCGGGATGCATCTTGTGCCCGAGGCGGAGCTCGACAGCCATGCCGGGCATGATCACCACGGTCATGACCATAACGCTGGTGCCGCCCCGGCGGACGGCAGATACGATACCGTCCCGGAGGGCTATGACGGCGCCGTCTACACCTGTCCGATGCACCCGCAGGTTCGCCAGGTCGAGCACGGCTCCTGCCCGATCTGCGGAATGGGGCTGGAGCTTGAGTCCGGGGTCCCGATGGACGACGGCCCGAACCCCGAACTGGTGGATTTCACCCGGCGTTTCTGGGTTGGCACGGTACTGACCATTCCGCTTCTGATCCTCACCATGGGTCCCTATCTCGGCTTCCCGGAAGTGCGAGAGATTCTCGGCGAGCGCGCAACCCTCTGGATCGAGTTGGTTCTCGGAACCCCGGTTGTTCTTTGGTGCGGCTGGCCGTTTCTGGTTCGGGGCTGGAATTCGTTCCGGACGATGAATCTCAACATGTTCTCCCTGATCGGTATGGGGGTAATCGCGGCCTGGCTCTTCAGCGTCGTCGCCGTTCTGGCACCCGGCATATTCCCGGACGGATTTCGCGACGCCGAAGGTCATGTCGGCGTCTATTTCGAGGCGGCGGCGGTGATCGTGACGCTTGTGCTGCTTGGCCAGGTGATGGAATTGCGCGCCCGTGAAGGCACTGGCAAGGCGATCCGCGCGCTTCTCGACATGGCGGCAAAGACCGCGCGGGTCATCCGGGACGACGGATCCGAAGAGGAGATTCCGCTGGAGGATGTGCAGGTCGGCGACCGGCTGCGCGTGCGTCCCGGAGACAAGGTGCCGGTAGATGGCGTGGTTCTGGAAGGCCGGTCCTCAGTCGACGAAAGCATGATCTCCGGAGAACCCGTGCCAGTCGAGAAGACCGAGGGCGACCCGTTGACCGGTGCCACCATCAACGGCACCGGCAGCCTCGTGATGGAGGCGACGCGGGTCGGATCCGACACGATGCTGGCGCAGATCGTCGAGATGGTCTCCAACGCGCAACGGTCGCGCGCACCGATCCAGAAGTATGCCGACAAAGTGGCGGGATATTTCGTTCCGGCCGTGATCGGTATCGCGCTCCTGTCCTTCATCGCATGGGCGATCTGGGGGCCCGCGCCTGCGCTGTCCTACGCATTGATCTCGGCTGTCGCCGTGTTGATCATCGCCTGTCCCTGTGCGCTCGGCCTCGCCACGCCGATGTCGATCATGACGGCGACGGGGCGGGGGGCCCAGGCCGGGGTACTTATCAAGAACGCCGAGGCGCTGGAGCGGTTCGAGAAGGTCGATACCCTGATCGTCGACAAGACCGGCACGTTGACGATGGGCAAGCCGCAGCTTGTCGCCGTCCTGCCGCAACCCGGTCACGACGAGGCCGAGGTCCTGCGTCTCGCCGCATCGCTGGAGCGCGGATCGGAACACCCGCTTGCCGAGGCCATCGTGCGCGGCGCGGAAGAGCGCGATGTGAAGATGGCGAATGCCGACGACTTCGAGGCGGTCACCGGCAAGGGCGTCAAGGGGGTCGTCGACGGCAAAGCGGTCGCGCTCGGCAATCTGGCGATGATCCGGGACCTTGGCCTTGAGGCGGGCGACCTGACCGCCAAGGCAAATGCCCGTCGCGACGAGGGCGAGACAGTAATGTTCGTGGTGCTGGATGGCAAGATCGCCGGTCTTGTCGGGGTCGCTGACCCGGTGAAGGAAACCACACCCGCCGCCATCAAGGATCTGCATGAATTGGGGTTCCGCGTTATCATGGCGACCGGAGACAACGAACGCACGGCCAAGGCCATCGGCGCGCGTCTGGGCATAGACGAGATCCGGGCCGATGTGCTGCCGGAGGACAAGGCACGGATCATCAAGGAATTGCAGCAGCAGGGCCGCAAGGTCGCGATGGCCGGCGATGGCGTCAATGACGCACCGGCCTTGGCACAGGCCGATGTCGGCATTGCCATGGGCACCGGGGCCGATGTGGCCATCGAAAGCGCGGGCATCACACTGGTCAAGGGCAACCTCGACGGTATCGTGCGCGCTCGGCGGCTCGCACGGGCCACCATGCGTAATATCCGGCAGAACCTGTTCTTCGCGCTGATCTACAACGCCTCTGGCGTGCCTGTCGCGGCGGGGGTGCTGTTTCCGTTCTTCGGCATCCTCATCAGCCCGATGTTTGCCGCCTTCGCCATGAGCGCCTCGTCGATCTCGGTGGTGCTCAATTCGCTGCGCCTTCGCGGCGCAAAGATCTAG
- a CDS encoding thymidine phosphorylase family protein has translation MTETLALVSSGIDTYRQPVVYMQEDCHICRSEGFAAQTRIRIDLKDRWIIATLNVVGRGAWLAVDQAALSVSAWAALGAEIGDDAAFSHPEPPASASMIRAKAYGERLDQAGFAGIVSDTLNSRLSDLDLAAFVTACAGDRLNEAETVALTRAMKEAGQTLDWGQHTVLDKHCVGGLPGNRTTPIVVAIVAAAGYLFPKTSSRAITSPAGTADTMEVMAPVALDAAALRRVVEAEGGCLVWGGGLALSPADDHFIRVERPLDFDSTDQLVASVLSKKAAAGATHVLIDMPVGPTAKVRSAGAAEALGIRLSSVAKALGLNLALHISDGMAPVGRGIGPALEAMDVLAVLRRAPDAPVDLRARALDLAGHLLDLAPDAVVGQGRVRAQSFLDSGAAEAKFMAICAAQGGFREPGTAAQQIEIRAPHAGQLTAIDNRRIARIAKLAGAPRQKSAGVRLLVRIGDHMDKGQPLYELHAETPGELAYALAYAESQTGVLTLSEAVS, from the coding sequence ATGACCGAAACGCTTGCCCTCGTTTCCTCCGGCATCGACACCTACCGGCAGCCGGTCGTCTATATGCAAGAAGACTGTCACATCTGCCGTTCCGAGGGGTTTGCTGCCCAGACACGCATACGGATCGACCTGAAGGACCGCTGGATCATCGCGACCCTGAATGTCGTCGGCCGCGGAGCATGGCTTGCCGTGGACCAGGCGGCATTGTCCGTTTCCGCCTGGGCCGCGCTTGGCGCTGAGATTGGAGACGACGCCGCTTTCTCGCACCCTGAACCGCCCGCTTCCGCGTCTATGATCCGGGCGAAAGCCTATGGCGAAAGACTGGATCAGGCCGGTTTCGCAGGAATCGTCAGCGACACTCTCAACAGTCGGCTTTCGGATCTCGACCTTGCCGCCTTCGTGACCGCCTGCGCCGGCGACAGGCTGAACGAGGCCGAAACCGTGGCGCTGACCCGCGCCATGAAGGAAGCAGGGCAGACGCTCGACTGGGGGCAGCACACTGTCCTCGATAAGCATTGCGTCGGCGGATTGCCGGGCAACCGCACGACACCCATCGTCGTCGCCATCGTCGCGGCGGCGGGGTATCTGTTCCCCAAGACGTCCAGCAGGGCGATCACCTCGCCGGCGGGGACGGCCGACACGATGGAGGTCATGGCGCCCGTCGCGCTTGACGCCGCCGCGCTGCGCCGGGTGGTCGAAGCCGAGGGCGGTTGCCTCGTCTGGGGTGGCGGGCTCGCCCTCAGTCCTGCCGACGATCATTTCATCCGTGTCGAACGCCCCCTCGATTTCGACTCCACCGATCAACTCGTTGCGAGCGTACTGTCGAAAAAGGCGGCCGCCGGTGCCACCCATGTTCTGATCGACATGCCGGTCGGACCAACGGCCAAGGTGCGGTCTGCCGGAGCGGCGGAGGCTCTCGGGATACGGCTGTCTTCGGTGGCCAAGGCCTTGGGTCTGAACCTGGCGCTGCATATCAGCGACGGCATGGCTCCTGTGGGACGCGGCATCGGCCCGGCATTGGAAGCCATGGACGTGCTGGCGGTTCTGCGGCGCGCGCCGGACGCGCCTGTCGATCTGCGCGCACGGGCGCTGGATCTGGCCGGACATCTTCTAGACCTGGCACCGGACGCCGTTGTGGGGCAGGGTCGGGTCCGCGCGCAGTCGTTTCTCGATAGTGGTGCAGCGGAGGCAAAGTTCATGGCAATTTGCGCGGCGCAGGGCGGTTTCCGCGAACCCGGAACCGCAGCGCAGCAGATCGAAATACGCGCCCCCCATGCGGGCCAGTTGACCGCCATCGACAACCGACGCATCGCACGCATCGCCAAGCTGGCCGGTGCCCCGCGTCAGAAGAGCGCAGGCGTCCGCCTTCTGGTGCGGATCGGGGATCATATGGACAAGGGCCAGCCGCTCTATGAACTCCATGCCGAGACACCAGGCGAACTGGCCTATGCCCTGGCCTATGCCGAGTCCCAGACCGGCGTGCTGACGCTGTCCGAGGCAGTGTCATGA
- a CDS encoding ribose-phosphate diphosphokinase: MILVAFPEMRPLAEDLALALGADLLALGWHHFPDGESLISLPGDLDGADVAFLATLRDPDRLALPLRFAAATAREMGARRVGLIAPYLGYMRQDHRFERGQAVSAPLFAQFLGESFDWLVTVDPHLHRIARLQNVFPMPAIRAVSAPLLATWISTNLPDAVLLGPDSESQQWVAEVARLAGRPYEVLRKVRSGDRSVDVSVPESAALREGTPMILDDIASSGSTMARAVERLLAAGTAAPVCLAIHAVFAHGAQDAILSAGAARIITTDTIPHPTNAIGIAGLLAEAILSVVTALDLPVAGTIRLDPNHAERTTE; the protein is encoded by the coding sequence ATGATCCTTGTCGCGTTTCCCGAGATGAGGCCGCTTGCCGAAGACCTGGCACTCGCGCTTGGGGCGGACCTGCTCGCTCTCGGCTGGCACCACTTCCCCGATGGCGAAAGCCTGATTTCGCTGCCCGGCGATCTGGACGGGGCCGATGTGGCATTTCTGGCGACTTTGCGCGATCCCGATCGCCTTGCCCTGCCCTTGCGCTTCGCCGCGGCGACGGCGCGCGAGATGGGCGCGCGTCGCGTCGGATTGATCGCGCCTTATCTTGGCTACATGCGGCAGGACCATCGCTTCGAGCGCGGGCAGGCGGTAAGCGCACCGCTGTTCGCGCAATTCCTGGGGGAAAGTTTCGACTGGCTGGTGACCGTGGATCCGCATCTGCACCGCATCGCGCGGCTGCAAAATGTCTTCCCGATGCCTGCCATTCGCGCCGTATCCGCCCCGCTGCTTGCGACCTGGATCAGCACGAACCTGCCAGACGCCGTTCTTCTGGGCCCTGACAGCGAAAGCCAACAATGGGTGGCTGAGGTGGCCCGGCTGGCCGGACGGCCCTATGAGGTCTTGCGCAAGGTGAGATCCGGTGACCGCAGTGTCGATGTCAGTGTGCCCGAAAGCGCGGCGCTGCGCGAAGGCACACCGATGATCCTCGACGACATCGCGTCTTCGGGGTCCACGATGGCTCGTGCCGTCGAAAGGTTGCTTGCGGCCGGAACCGCCGCGCCTGTCTGCCTGGCTATCCATGCGGTCTTTGCGCACGGCGCTCAGGACGCCATTCTGTCGGCTGGTGCGGCAAGGATCATCACCACCGACACCATACCCCATCCAACGAATGCGATCGGAATTGCCGGTTTATTGGCCGAAGCGATCCTTTCTGTGGTGACAGCCCTTGACCTTCCAGTTGCCGGAACAATTAGGCTGGACCCGAATCACGCCGAGAGGACAACCGAATGA
- a CDS encoding TVP38/TMEM64 family protein yields MVHSVLRRLRAVGGSFSLRAVCAVRPGIPRFVFGRTAQLVAAALLIFAIVALALGPLADVIESFDGERISGWIEAAGIWGPILIVSLMTIAIVATPIPSAPIALAAGAAYGHTLGTVYIVAGAELGALVAFGLARVLGRDVLVGWLGDKVDAGWLGSQNALTFTVFASRLMPFISFDIVSYAAGLSRLHFWRFALATLAGIIPASFVLAHLGNEAVSGPSSRAIWAAIGLGALTFAPLLIVAVRDWKKHRMTHD; encoded by the coding sequence ATGGTACATTCCGTTCTGCGTCGTCTTCGAGCTGTTGGCGGCAGCTTTTCTCTTCGTGCTGTATGTGCCGTGAGGCCGGGAATACCACGGTTCGTGTTCGGGCGAACCGCACAATTGGTTGCTGCGGCACTGCTAATCTTCGCCATCGTCGCCCTGGCCTTGGGTCCGCTCGCCGACGTCATCGAGAGCTTCGACGGCGAGAGAATCTCCGGCTGGATCGAGGCTGCCGGCATATGGGGACCGATCCTCATCGTCTCGCTCATGACGATCGCGATCGTCGCGACGCCTATTCCGAGCGCACCGATCGCATTGGCGGCCGGTGCCGCCTACGGGCATACTTTGGGGACCGTTTACATCGTTGCCGGAGCCGAACTCGGCGCACTTGTCGCATTCGGATTGGCGAGGGTCCTCGGGCGCGACGTGCTCGTCGGATGGCTTGGCGACAAGGTGGATGCAGGCTGGCTCGGCTCTCAGAACGCTTTGACTTTCACCGTCTTCGCCAGCCGTCTGATGCCGTTCATCTCATTCGACATTGTCAGCTACGCGGCCGGGTTGAGCCGCCTTCACTTCTGGCGTTTCGCACTCGCCACGCTTGCGGGGATCATCCCGGCCAGCTTTGTGCTCGCCCATTTAGGCAACGAGGCGGTCAGTGGGCCTTCTTCCCGCGCAATCTGGGCCGCGATCGGGCTGGGAGCGTTGACGTTTGCACCTCTTCTGATTGTCGCCGTCAGGGACTGGAAAAAGCACCGGATGACCCATGACTGA
- a CDS encoding DUF302 domain-containing protein, with protein MNYTYDRSLIGVSIDDAEMRVRAALADRGFGVLTEIDVKMTMKQKIDVDMDGYRILGACNPQMAHKAIGIEPRVGAMLPCNVILRETDGGTEISAIDPVASMQAIDNDQLHEVACEVRDMLREAVDAA; from the coding sequence ATGAATTATACCTATGACCGCTCACTCATAGGCGTCAGCATCGACGACGCGGAAATGCGCGTTCGCGCCGCCCTAGCTGATCGGGGTTTCGGTGTTCTTACCGAAATCGACGTCAAGATGACGATGAAGCAGAAGATCGACGTCGATATGGACGGCTATCGCATCCTTGGCGCCTGCAATCCGCAAATGGCCCACAAGGCGATCGGGATCGAACCGCGCGTGGGCGCGATGTTGCCATGCAACGTTATCCTGCGCGAAACGGACGGCGGCACCGAGATCAGCGCCATCGATCCGGTGGCGTCAATGCAGGCAATCGACAACGATCAGCTCCATGAAGTCGCGTGCGAGGTGCGCGACATGCTGCGCGAGGCCGTCGATGCTGCATGA